One part of the Apus apus isolate bApuApu2 chromosome 11, bApuApu2.pri.cur, whole genome shotgun sequence genome encodes these proteins:
- the SLC7A10 gene encoding asc-type amino acid transporter 1 has translation MAGGEQRGAPGGPARVALKKEIGLLSACAIIIGNIIGSGIFISPKGVLEHTGSVGLALIIWVLGGGVAALGSLCYAELGVTIPKSGGDYSYVTEIFGGLAGFLLLWSAVLIMYPTSLAVISLTFSNYVLQPVFPNCIPPYNASRILSMVCLLLLTWVNSSSVRWATRIQDIFTAGKLLALALIIIVGFIQIFKGNYKELTPSNAFNFWMTPSVGHLALAFLQGSFAFSGWNFLNYVTEELVDPCRNLPRAIFISIPLVTFVYTFTNIAYFTAMSPQELLSSNAVAVTFGEKLLGYFSWVMPVSVALSTFGGINGYLFTSSRLCFSGAREGHLPSLLAMIHVKHCTPIPALLVCCLTTLIIMLVGDTYTLINYVSFINYLCYGVTIIGLIVLRWKKPKIFRPIKVNLLIPITYLAFWAFLLIFSLYSEPVVCGVGLIIILTGVPVFFLGVYWRNKPKCVNRLIESMTCWGQKLCFVVYPQGGGAEEEEAASARSLRPATETALRK, from the exons GTAATATCATTGGTTCTGGGATCTTTATTTCACCAAAAGGAGTTTTGGAGCACACAGGCTCGGTGGGACTCGCTCTCATTATTTGGGTGCTTGGCGGCGGGGTGGCTGCCCTTGGCTCACTGTGTTACGCTGAACTGGGAGTCACTATCCCCAAATCGGGAGGGGATTATTCCTACGTCACAGAGATCTTTGGTGGGTTAGCTGG GTTTCTGCTGCTATGGAGTGCGGTGCTTATCATGTACCCAACCAGTCTGGCTGTCATTTCACTGACCTTCTCAAACTATGTCCTGCAGCCTGTGTTCCCTAACTGTATCCCCCCCTATAATGCCTCCAGGATCCTCTCCATGGTGTGTTTAC TCCTCCTGACCTGGGTGAACAGCTCCAGCGTTCGATGGGCAACACGCATTCAGGATATATTTACAGCAGGAAAACTCTTAGCCCTGGCCCTCATCATTATTGTGGGCTTCATACAGATCTTTAAAG GAAACTACAAAGAGCTGACACCCAGCAACGCGTTCAACTTTTGGATGACTCCATCAGTGGGGCACTTAGCGTTAGCTTTTCTTCAAGGGTCATTTGCATTCAGTGGCTGGAACTTCTTGAACTACGTAACAGAAGAACTGGTTGATCCCTGCAG GAACCTTCCTCGTGCCATATTCATATCCATCCCATTGGTGACGTTTGTGTATACGTTCACCAACATTGCATATTTCACTGCCATGTCACCCCAAGAGCTCTTGTCCTCCAACGCTGTGGCGGTA ACATTTGGTGAAAAGTTACTGGGCTATTTTTCCTGGGTTATGCCAGTCTCAGTGGCTCTATCTACATTTGGAGGAATAAATGGATACCTTTTTACCTCATCAAG GTTATGTTTCTCCGGCGCTCGAGAAGGCCATTTGCCAAGTTTGCTTGCCATGATCCATGTCAAGCACTGCAcgcccatcccagccctgcttgtCTGT TGTTTGACCACTCTTATCATCATGCTTGTTGGAGACACATACACACTAATCAACTACGTGTCATTTATTAACTACCTCTGCTATGGAGTGACAATTATAGGCCTGATCGTGTTACGCTGGAAGAAACCCAAAATCTTCAGACCTATCAAG GTAAACCTCCTCATCCCCATCACCTACCTGGCATTTTGGGCATTTCTGCTGATCTTCAGCTTATACTCTGAGCCAGTCGTCTGTGGAGTTGGACTCATTATCATTTTAACTGGAGTGCCAGTGTTTTTTCTTGGAGTCTACTGGAGAAATAAACCAAAGTGTGTAAATAGGCTAATAG AGTCCATGACGTGCTGGGGACAGAAGCTGTGTTTCGTGGTCTACCCTCAGGGGGGAGGtgccgaggaggaggaggcagcctCGGCCCGCTCGCTGCGCCCGGCGACCGAGACGGCCCTGAGGAAATAA